One genomic window of Dermacentor andersoni chromosome 8, qqDerAnde1_hic_scaffold, whole genome shotgun sequence includes the following:
- the LOC126525740 gene encoding uncharacterized protein, translated as MTTAAMAEQVRALRSESAPGLRLLVGLRPLDVENTYVRLWSNRSGLAASANLAYEWVRRAGLDGIALTNLVVGRHTVDAYVNFLKRLRALFREDYLIVFGFFHRESHEHDHAYTENAIRTIVRLCSFTVFEAHDVRPRPCRSFVMNALDEYRYAISNATIMSSLAVIRRLGVPRDQTCVSMSLAVMRFLLYDQPRRFGQVCHNYFPESYSMHCREWTEIRYERGAVANTALVHRRAVAVAEIMDSFDNETTLARKVRDACAGCPT; from the exons ATGACCACGGCAGCGATGGCCGAGCAGGTGCGGGCACTGCGCTCCGAGTCCGCTCCGGGCCTCCGGCTCCTCGTCGGCCTGCGCCCGCTGGACGTGGAGAACACGTACGTGCGCCTCTGGTCCAACCGGTCGGGCCTGGCGGCGTCGGCAAACCTGGCCTACGAGTGGGTCCGTCGCGCCGGCCTGGACGGCATCGCCCTCACCAACCTGGTTGTGGGACGCCACACCGTCGACGCGTACGTGAACTTCCTCAAG CGGCTGCGCGCGCTCTTTCGCGAGGACTACCTCATCGTGTTCGGCTTCTTCCACCGGGAGAGCCACGAGCACGACCACGCCTACACCGAGAACGCCATCCGCACCATCGTCAG GCTGTGCAGCTTCACCGTGTTCGAGGCTCACGACGTGCGGCCACGGCCGTGCCGCTCCTTCGTGATGAACGCCCTGGACGAGTACCGGTACGCCATCTCCAACGCAACCATC ATGTCGTCGCTGGCCGTGATTCGACGTCTGGGCGTGCCACGTGACCAGACGTGCGTGTCCATGAGCCTGGCCGTGATGCGCTTCCTGCTGTACGACCAGCCGAGGCGCTTCGGTCAGGTCTGCCACAACTACTTCCCCGAGTCATACTCCATG CACTGTCGCGAGTGGACCGAGATACGGTACGAGCGGGGCGCCGTGGCCAACACGGCGCTCGTGCATCGGCGTGCCGTGGCCGTCGCCGAGATCATGGACAGCTTCGACAACGAAACCACGCTCGCCCGCAAGGTACGCGACGCATgtgcagggtgtcccacgtaa